The nucleotide window cagaaacaattaaaaacaccgtAGAAAAAGTCAAGATATTTAGCTATATACATGTATGGGTGTGCAGAGCCTGTAtagtgataaatataaatataccaagtctaaaaaactgaaaaatataaatatctagatatttatattatatcataGATTATATTATAGAGtgtctgctctagcttttccaaggttttagacacagatatggcGATAATAGCGctccaaaatgatgtgaaactactttcttttttaaaaattgaaagACCTTTTCTTGAAGGATAAACCCTCAAACCCccaaataaaggtttttcatAAAGCTAGGAAAAACAGTGAATGCTGCTTGAGAACGCGCATGATAGTTAAATCTGATAACACTGTTGCGATATAAAGTGGCGTCTCTATGTGGCTGTGCAGTAAGCTGAGCTTTAAGGAGCTGATCGAGCCGTACAGGCTGAAGGAAGACGACATGGAACAGGAGGCGGCGGAGAGGCTGAAGGCCCAGGAGCCCTGGAGGATCACTGACAACGAACTGGAGCTCTACAAGGCCAAGGTCTGTACACACTGCCGATACGGCAACTCTGACCAATCCCAATGCTCAGCTGAAGTGTACTGTGGAGTTAAAGcggtttaaaaaaggaaatgttaacATGTCAACGTGCTGTTTGGGACTTTCAGAGCAACCGTCAGATCCGACTGAACGAGCTGCTGAAGGAACATTCCAGCATGGCGAAGCTCATCGTCATGTATGAACTTTAAATTCATACTTTAGTTTCCTAATGTTTGTCTTTATCATTATTAATGTCTTCACGTTCAATGTCAGACCCTTTACTGAAGTAAcaatactaataccacactgtaaaagtaCTCACGTAAAGTAAAAAAGGTTCCTTTagaaaaatcatgaaaatgtaAGCTagttaaagtataaaaagtataaCATATTATATCATTACATTATTATTCCTCAAGCATGAATATAAAAGCAGAatattgcatttttaaacatacatttttaaacttcagaaaacttgtaatacaaaaataaagtcttcatgtaagtaatcaactggggaagtttAATGCTAATATCTAGCTatcttttcaatttcaattttcaattcgcTCGACCTGTTGTATAAGTAGAGGAAATGTAGTTACACGTTATCACTGCATGACAACCGGTTTGAATCGGAGTAATCCTTGCAGTGTATCCAGGTTTCTAAAAAccaagttaaataataataaatgcatttttctgCATGTTCTGTGATAATTCCCTTCTCAGGAGCATGCCTTTGGCCAGAAAGGGAACGGTGTCGAGTGCGCTCTACATGTGCTGGCTGGAAACTCTGTCCAAAGACCTCCCACCTCTGCTGCTGGTCCGAGGAAACCACCAGAGCGTCCTCACCTTCTactcctaacacacacacacacacacacacacacacacacacacacacacacacgcacgcacgcacacacacaccatttccacacagatgcacacacacagtgtgttacAGTATTACAACGCCTACAGCTGCACAAGAACAGAAATGTTATCGTGCTTTAAATTTTGTTTCATGCCtcaataacaaattaaacaaccCAATCAACATTTAGATGGCTGTTTCTTTTATCTTCAACAATAACCGGCTGTATATTATTTGGCTTCTGTGTGTTGAACTACAGTAAATATTAACGTTGATGTTTATTTATAATGATAGAATCATGATTTCAGAATGTTCGCTGGTATTCGGGTGACCTGGGATCATGAAGTGGTATTTTGTAGTAGTAGCAAGACAAACTATCTCTGGTAAcattattttgtaaattattttattaaaaatattaactAAACCACGTTTCCGTCATGTTTCTTGTCCGCTTTTTAGATCTATTTGTGGATATTTTCAGCTTCTTGGGATCTCAAAAAGTAGTTTACACCAAAATATTAAAGTGTAACCTGATAACATGAAATAAGTTTAATGCAGGGGTGGAGTGTAactaacagtaataataatacatttatttcatgtAGTGCTTTAAAAAGGTACTCAAAGGCACTTTACAAGGTAAAGgcagaaaaacaataacaaaatcaacaataacTAGAAGCAGAATatagaaacatgataaaaaaacaaatggaaaatagCTCATTTTGATTAGCCTACAGGTTAATAGCAGCTTTAAAGAGATGGGTTTTAAGTGCGGTTTTGAACTTAGCAAGAGATGTGGAAAGTCTGAGGTGTTGGGTAAGAGAGTTCCAGAAGCTAATTTTGAGGTAGGcctactttacttgagtatttttatttcatgtcattttttactaataaaatgaaatattgtactttgaaCTGCGCATCAATTTTGCTGCCAATTGTAGTTaagtaaaaatctgaaaaaaaggtattttacCTGTAACAGATTATTTCTAAACTGTTTTATTGAGAACCTATTTTTACATGGGCCCATAGACTATGGCCCATGTAAAATAAGGTCTGCATACAGCCTTGTTtcttcaaaatatattttattcaacAGTTGATTTACAGAATCCTCAGAATTTTATCTGCCCTCTTTTTTAAGACTATCATAACTAATTTCTCAAATTGATGTTTCCAGATACGTCTGCACAGAATGAGAGCAGAAAGCCTGCATGCTGCGTTCAAAAGCAGGCAGCAGAAAAACTGTCTATGGAAAAAGTGCTAAGTGCAAAATGTGCTGCATTCACAGGTTTCTTGGAAAATGTAACTTCCAAGATTTTTTTAACACCAAAGTGCTTGAACAAAACAGAGTCATTATAAATGTAAATACCTAGAGACAATAACTTTAATCGTGGCagtgataaaataaacaaaattagaaattaaaaaagaatacacCAAGTTAAATGAATATTATGTGATGTATTCGTGaggtatttcatttaaaaaaaatctccgaaaTTTGGGTTGAGATtgaaatgcaagaaaaaaagttatagtggTCTTAGGAGTTAATGCTTCTTTTAAACtgtttaataaataatgcaCGCCTAAAagtagaaacaaaaacaaacaataaatcaatagCTGACATTTTCCCCTTCCCCGTTTGCATTTTTGTCACCAAGAATAACATATATCCTATTATTGCTGTAACACACAGAAATACTCTAGTGTAATGAGCACCTGAAGGCAGCACAGTTGCAGAGGTCGTTACTGTTGCTCTTGAACGCAGCTCGTGACATTTGATTAAATAACTGATTTTCAGACAGAGGAGAAACTGCACGGAGCTGAAGACAAGGTGagttttaaaattacatttctttattattgtaatgtGTTAATGTCTGCCTTTGATTACGAATAAAGGGTGACGTTACTTCCAGGGCATAGACGGAGCCAGAGAGCGAGAACAGACTTCAAAAACTAGTCTGCAGTTTGACGTTACTGTAACGTTAAACAGATCCCACTGCTGTCAGTTTGATTTCCAGCCGGGACAGATAGATACATAATAGCTGCTTTACCTGCTGTAGACTTTGTACCGAGTAGTACTGACTCTAAACATAGCCTATCACAGTAAATAAAACCAGAAGGCTGTATTGAAAGCTGAATGACTAGCAGTAATGAACTTGTGTTTTGCAAGCTAGCGTCTCTATGGTAAACTGCGTTTTATAACGTTGTATGCGTTTGATTTGATAGGCGTAACGCAagaatgattgacagctgtttCACCAATAGGGGGAGGCAGAAAAtaggatataaaaaaaaaaggcacagttCACAGTTTAACACAATATGGGGAATGAGAAATAGATAACCATTAAACTTTCCCAGTGTACTTTCCCAGTGTAATAGCAAGGCAATTACAAGTTTTCTGGAATGTatctttaaatatgcaaatgaagcACATTAAATATGGGCTAAGTTACATACATTTCCAGAACAGAAATCTGAACATTACAAAATTGTTTTACTTTCTTGTTGACATATTAAAGTTTTTACAGAGGGAATATTGGAGATCTCTTATcactccaaaaaaaaataaaataaaaaaatcagataATCAGGCATAAATACCAATTCTGACAaggcaaaatgaaaatgttagatatttttgcacatttattgtaagagaaaaataaaattaacttgAAATATCACAAGTATTCAAACCCCTAACTCAGGACTTAGTTGAAGCGTTTTTGGCAGGGATTACAGCCTCCAGGCTTCCTGCTgcctccaccatgcttcacaCGAGGAGACTGGTTTCCTCCAGACACGATGTTCCAAAAAATCAAtgccaaacattttttaaatgttggggTTCATCAGAACAGATAATGTTGTTTGTCAGAGTCTGTGTGATGGTCATCCGTCTGGAAGTTTCCCCACACAGCATCAATGGAGCTCACCCAGAGGGACTATCAGGCTCTTGGTCACCTCTTTTAACCATAAAGCTCTGGGAGGAGTTCTGCTTGTTCTCCAAACTTTTTCCAGTTAAGAATCATGGAGGCCAGTAAGCTTTTTAGGAACTTTTAATGAAACCGAAATGCTTTTCTGTGCTTTGACAGAACcctgtctctgagctctgagcttGGATTTTGTCTGCTGTGAGACCTTATATAGACGCGTGTGTGCCTTTCCTAATCATGTCCAATCAGTTGAATTGACCACAGCTAAACTCCAATCAAGGTGTAGAAACAAGTCAAAGATAATCAAGAGAAATAAGATTCACCTGAGCTGGActtcaaatgtcaaaaagtctAAAATCTCACGTCAATAtgatatttcacttttttctttttgatgcatTTGAAATACTTTTTGAAATCATGTTTTTGTACAAACAGCGAATTCTTTGTAAATGCACTTTATGTGACAATTTTTATGTAGAAAGTAAACTCCACGGAATGTTTGTGAAGGATGAAATGTTTGAGAAATTTCtcctatattttaaaataaataaagtctttGAAAAGCCTCTTGGATTAAATGCATCTTCACAAAGTTAAAAATAGGGCTGTTTCGACGCGATGAAaagttttaaaacttttttagaGATATgtggttctcacaggacagTGATGCTACAAACATATGATGatcttataaaatatgatgcattgctgtagattaaactacccatcAGTATATGAAAGGGTTAACATGAGCACAACCTTAAGcatctacagcagtaaaattCCATATGCACATTAATGCAGCAGGAATATTAATCCAGAAACATCAGATTTAATAGTAACACACCTGCAGGGAACACTTTTAGCACAATTAGTTATTACTTTTGATTGTCATACTTTTAgcacattttgctgataatacctacatacttttacttcagtaagaTTACATATGCAGGACATTTATTTGTTGGAAAGTAGTTTTAGTGTGGTGTTGGTACTTTATCCTTTAACTGTAGtaaaggattattttttttttttttcattgtgtccCAAATCTGTCATTTGTTTCCAGCCAGAATGACGAGTCTCCAGCTGACTGCGAAGGAGGACATGTTGGAGAGGTTTCTGGATGCTTCAGCCAGAGGAGACCTGGCCCAGGTGTCCACGCTGCTGTCCCACGTCCCCTCGCTCATCAACCAGACGGGATACAGTGGCTGGACGGGGCTGATGCTCGCCGCTCGCAACGGACACCACAATGTGGTGGAGGCGCTGCTGTCGCATGGGTATAAAGACCTGAGATTAAGagacacataaaaacattaGTTTACTCATAATGTgatttacagtataaaatacTAACCCTTAGAAAAGACGACTGTAAAAAGTTACCCttttaaatccacattttgACTTTAGTTGGATTATcaatttaaagctgcattaatgcTGCAGAAGTTTGGTCACTAGAGGGTAGAAGAACtccaaatatataaatacaaggTTCTGGGTAACCTGTCTTATTTTGTGTGGTGATGAAGTAATGTAAATGGAGCAGAAAGTTCTTGGAAGTACTTTTAAAGTAGTTTTCCAGGTAAGTGCGTTTAACAATGAATTTCTGGTCACATTTCTAAATCTTTCACCAgttcaattatatttttttatttgccaagTTAATATAAATGGGCATAGATAGTTGTCAGTAGCATTGTGTTCCTCCCTCACTTCCTACACTTTCTGCTTCTCCTAAAATCTCGTATCTCCTCTTGTTTTTCAATCTTCAAGCTGCGACAAGTTCTCAGTGAACAGCTTATTCCAGACTGCGTACGATATCGCCAAGTTCTGGGGCCACAGACACATCTCCAACCTGCTGGGCCGGACGGACGACGGCAGCCGGAGAGTCCTGCCGGGCTCCGACACCCACCTGCAGGAGAACTACTTCAGCAGAGAGACGCTGGACCGGCTCAGTGCCAAGAGGACGGACGCGGTCTGGTTGGAGAATAAGCAGAGTGACCCAGACACAGTCTTCCTCCTGTTCTCCAACCTCAGCCCCATGGTCTGCAGCTCCCAGGAGGACGACAACGCAGGGGTGCGTGGCTGAGGAcaaatctcattttttttatgttaagctGCTGAACCTTCACCAGGTTTAGAAATGAGCTCTgatgatttcagagcattcagctgtacacatctaaaaaaaacaatcagcaaGCATCACGGAAACAACTAGCAGAATATTATAACGTTAAAGACTCAGTGGTAGGAAATAAATGCTTATGGTAATGTTCTAGAGGAGTGCTTCGTAAACAACTTGGTCTGAAAAGAAATTCTAACATTTGGAAATGGACAGCCAATTTTTAAGGATTTTAAAGGATACATGCAGACGTGATCAGGCTCTGGTTGTAccgggcagcttccaggtatgaatgagtgtaactgtatgaatgtgatcAGACCGTTCCTGCAAAAGACAAGCTGCCTCCCAGTGAACCTTccttgaataaataaaggttaataaaaaaaagaataatgtaaGTCACATGTGATGAATAAGATCTAAGGACTTAAAAAGCTAGCTGCAGATGGTTAACATCTAAGCCAAGAGATTGTCCAGAACAGTGAAGTGCAACATTATCTGCGTAAAGCAGTGGCCTTGTATTTGTGATTGATGAGGAAATGTAATATattaacaaaagtgttgaacCCAATTTGGAATCAAATGTAAGATAATGTTAGGATTCATAGATTGAAATGCCGTGATGATATCTAGGTGGATTAGTCCTTATTAAAAACTTTGTTCTAAATCAATGCACGCTTGGGACAAATTAACCTTCCAATCATTTCAGTGGTGTGATGTTGTTAGTCTACAGCCCACAGATAATaaaagtgagatttttttttttttttcaatattcaaGTTGTTATCTAATGATTGTGATTCTAACTCTTAACAGGGTGAGACCAAGCTGTGTCGGTTCAGATATGAGGCGGTCAAAGACCTTCTCCAGAAACCTGCGACTGTGCTCATCTTCATCGGAGTGGAGAAGAGGAAAacactctcctcctcctcctctcagacAGTGGATGGTGTCCCAGAGCCTCCTGCTTGGTTTGCCATCAACACAGATGAAGTCGCTGCCGAACTTCTTAAACGCTGCAGAGAAAGGAACTGCTCCTTCCCAAAGACACCCAACAGAGACCTGCTGAAGCTCAGCGAGGAAGAGGCCGGTAAGGAAGAGGAATCTTTCTCTGGTCTGGATTAATACCGCTGATTTCAAATGACTCCCACGTTTTATTCAATATTCCTGAATGAACTAACTGAGTAATCTTGGTCCTGCAGGAGTTGTGGCTCAGGCTCGGTCGGTGTTGGCCTGGCACAGCCGCTACAGCTTCTGCCCGAC belongs to Etheostoma spectabile isolate EspeVRDwgs_2016 chromosome 5, UIUC_Espe_1.0, whole genome shotgun sequence and includes:
- the nudt12 gene encoding NAD-capped RNA hydrolase NUDT12, whose amino-acid sequence is MTSLQLTAKEDMLERFLDASARGDLAQVSTLLSHVPSLINQTGYSGWTGLMLAARNGHHNVVEALLSHGCDKFSVNSLFQTAYDIAKFWGHRHISNLLGRTDDGSRRVLPGSDTHLQENYFSRETLDRLSAKRTDAVWLENKQSDPDTVFLLFSNLSPMVCSSQEDDNAGGETKLCRFRYEAVKDLLQKPATVLIFIGVEKRKTLSSSSSQTVDGVPEPPAWFAINTDEVAAELLKRCRERNCSFPKTPNRDLLKLSEEEAGVVAQARSVLAWHSRYSFCPTCGSGTKLEEGGYKRSCLNLDCRSLKGVHNTCYPRVDPVVIMLVIHPDGNQCLLGRKKIFPVGMFSCLAGFVEPGEAMEEAVRREVEEESGVKVGPVQYVSCQPWPMPSNLMIGCLAVAISTDIKVDENEIEEARWFPRQQVIDSFRGANPALTIPPRQTIAHQLIRHWIGINSNL